One Phycisphaerales bacterium genomic window carries:
- a CDS encoding membrane dipeptidase has protein sequence MSDSGNTPIFDGHLDLTYLAEIGRDMHAPLAQCRGTLLPAAVTLPSLKDGNVRGCLGTIFTEMTEQDSPQALQLGGFQHTYPSGDAEAAHRAGLRQLKLYHAWRDAGVIDLLPNTGNAPLQLGILMEGADPIENADQVAWWGEQGVIAIGLAWAMGSRYAGGNSQETGMTAEGRDVVRAIDAAGIIHDLSHLSDKAMDELLEMSGGRVVASHSNARELLGGTNQRHLRDETIAEIARRGGVIGINLYAPFLDPEFDKEKKRPPLRTALEHVLHVAEIAGRDKVCLGTDMDGGFAATDLPEGVNTPNDLHKLLDLLRSEGWSEAEVAGFAGGNWARVLGVEWP, from the coding sequence GTGAGCGACAGCGGTAACACGCCCATCTTCGACGGCCATCTCGACCTGACATACCTGGCCGAGATCGGGCGCGACATGCACGCGCCGCTCGCGCAGTGTCGTGGCACGCTCTTGCCCGCCGCCGTCACGCTGCCATCGCTCAAGGACGGCAACGTTCGCGGCTGCTTGGGCACCATCTTCACCGAGATGACCGAGCAGGACTCGCCCCAGGCCCTGCAGCTCGGCGGCTTCCAGCACACCTACCCGTCCGGTGATGCCGAGGCCGCGCACCGCGCGGGCTTGCGGCAACTCAAGCTCTACCACGCCTGGCGCGACGCGGGCGTCATCGATCTGCTGCCGAACACGGGCAACGCGCCGTTGCAACTGGGCATCCTGATGGAGGGCGCCGACCCGATCGAGAACGCTGACCAGGTCGCGTGGTGGGGCGAGCAGGGCGTCATCGCGATCGGCCTGGCGTGGGCGATGGGCTCGCGCTACGCGGGCGGCAACTCGCAGGAGACCGGCATGACCGCCGAGGGTCGCGACGTCGTGCGCGCAATCGACGCCGCCGGCATCATCCACGATCTCTCGCACCTGAGCGACAAGGCGATGGACGAGTTGCTCGAGATGTCGGGCGGCCGTGTTGTCGCGAGCCACAGCAATGCCCGTGAGCTGCTGGGCGGTACCAACCAGCGCCACCTGCGCGACGAGACCATCGCCGAGATCGCGCGCCGCGGCGGCGTCATCGGCATCAATCTGTACGCGCCATTCCTCGATCCCGAGTTCGACAAGGAGAAGAAACGCCCACCCCTGCGCACCGCACTCGAGCACGTGCTGCACGTCGCCGAGATCGCCGGCCGCGACAAGGTGTGCCTGGGCACCGACATGGACGGCGGCTTCGCGGCAACCGACCTGCCCGAGGGTGTGAACACGCCGAACGATCTTCACAAGCTGCTCGACCTGCTCCGAAGCGAGGGCTGGAGCGAGGCGGAAGTCGCGGGGTTTGCGGGTGGGAACTGGGCACGGGTGTTGGGGGTGGAGTGGCCGTGA